Within the Pseudomonas orientalis genome, the region TTCCTGCAAGCGCGCCCGTGCCACGTGGGTGTAAATCTGGGTGGTGGACAAGTCACTGTGCCCGAGCAGCATCTGCACCACACGCAAATCCGCGCCGTGGTTGAGCAAATGCGTGGCGAATGCATGGCGCAAGGTATGGGGCGACAGCGTCTTGCCGATTCCGGCGACCCTGGCCTGGTGCTTGATGCGATGCCAGAAGGTCTGACGGGTCATCTGCTCGCCGCGCAGGCTGGGGAACAGCACATCGCTGGGACGGCCACCGAGCAGTTCGTGACGCGCATCGCGCAGGTAACGCTCGACCCACACAATCGCCTCCTCGCCCATCGGCACCAGGCGTTCCTTGCTGCCCTTGCCCATCACCCGCAACACGCCCTGGCGCAGGTTGACCTGCTCCAGGGTCAGGCTGATCAGCTCGGTGACCCGCAGGCCGCAGGCGTAGAGCACTTCCAGCATGGCGCGGTCGCGCTGGCCGATGGCCTCACTGAGATCCGGCGCGGCTAACAGAGCCTCCACGTCAGCTTCCGACAAGGATTTAGGAAGAGGCCTACCTAATTGCGGCATATCCACTTGTAGAGTTGGATCGACTGCGATGAGCTTTTCACGCAACAGGTAGCGATAAAAGCCACGTACACCGGAGAGAAATCTCGCGGTGGATCGCGGCTTGTAATGTTGCTCGAGGCGCCAGGCCAAGTGATCGAGGATCAGCTCGCGCCCGGCATTGATCAGCTCCAGGTTTTTCTCCTGCAGCCACCCGTTGAACAGGGCCAGGTCGCTGCGGTAAGCCTGGCGCGTGTTGTCGGAGAGGCCTTTTTCCAACCAAAGGGCGTCAAGGAAGCGGTCAATCAGGGGGTGGTCAATGGCGGGCATGGTTACTCAAGCGACGCGGCACGGGGCTCGGCGCCCTTTTATTTAGTGAACTGTGGCAAGGGCCACTAGTCTTTCATAGCCCGCTACTTCTAGGAACAGGAAGCTTTAATGAACGAACAACAGATCTTGTTGGCTTTCGGCGGTATCGGTGTGGCCGCGCTCGGCTGCCAATGGCTGGCCTGGCGCCTGAAGTTGCCGGCGATTCTGTTTCTGTTATTGAGCGGAATCCTGGCGGGGCCGGTACTCGGCTGGCTCGACCCGCAGGAAATGTTCGGCCCGCTGCTGATGCCATTGGTGTCGCTGGCGGTCGCACTGATCCTGTTTGAAGGCAGCCTGACGCTGCATCTGTCGGAATGGAAGGAGATCGGCAGCGTGGTTCACCGACTGGTGACCCTTGGCGCACTGACGACCTGGGCGGTGATTACCGTGGCAACCCACTGGCTGTTGGGTTTCGACTGGATGCTGGCGCTGCTGTTCGGCACCCTGACGCTGGTCACAGGCCCGACCGTCATCGTGCCGATGTTGCGCGTGGTACGCCCCAAGGCGTCCATCGCCAATATCCTGCGCTGGGAAGGCATTGTCATCGATCCGATCGGTGCGCTGCTGGCCGTGGTGGTCTACAGCTTTATCATTGCCAGCGCGTCGGGCGATGGCCTGAGTCACAGCCTGCTGACTTTTGGCGGCGTCATCCTGTGCGGCAGCCTGTTCGGGATTGCCGGGGGCTGGGTGCTGGGCCTGGTGATGCGCCGCCAGTGGCTGCCGGAATACCTGCATAACCTGGCCACCCTGGCGGCGGTGCTGGGGGTGTTCATCGCCTCCAATGAGGTCATGCATGAGTCCGGCCTGCTGGCGGTGACGCTGATGGGCATGTGGATGGCCAACATGAAGGGCGTGGACGTGCGGCACATCCTGCACTTCAAGGAGAACCTCAGCGTTCTGCTGATTTCCGGCTTGTTTATCCTGCTGGCGGCGCGCCTGGACCTGAACGCATTGATCGCCCTGGGGCCGTTTGTGCTGATTCTGCTGCTGATCATTCAGTTCATTGCGCGCCCGCTGAACGTTGCTGTGTCGACCGTCGGCTCGAAACTGAGCTGGCGCGAACGCGCACTGCTGGCCTGGATCGCCCCGCGCGGGATTGTGGCCGCAGCGGTGTCGGCGATTTTTGCGATTCGCCTGGATGAGGCCGGCCACGAAGGTGCGTTGTTGCTGG harbors:
- the xerD gene encoding site-specific tyrosine recombinase XerD, coding for MPAIDHPLIDRFLDALWLEKGLSDNTRQAYRSDLALFNGWLQEKNLELINAGRELILDHLAWRLEQHYKPRSTARFLSGVRGFYRYLLREKLIAVDPTLQVDMPQLGRPLPKSLSEADVEALLAAPDLSEAIGQRDRAMLEVLYACGLRVTELISLTLEQVNLRQGVLRVMGKGSKERLVPMGEEAIVWVERYLRDARHELLGGRPSDVLFPSLRGEQMTRQTFWHRIKHQARVAGIGKTLSPHTLRHAFATHLLNHGADLRVVQMLLGHSDLSTTQIYTHVARARLQEMHARHHPRG
- a CDS encoding cation:proton antiporter codes for the protein MNEQQILLAFGGIGVAALGCQWLAWRLKLPAILFLLLSGILAGPVLGWLDPQEMFGPLLMPLVSLAVALILFEGSLTLHLSEWKEIGSVVHRLVTLGALTTWAVITVATHWLLGFDWMLALLFGTLTLVTGPTVIVPMLRVVRPKASIANILRWEGIVIDPIGALLAVVVYSFIIASASGDGLSHSLLTFGGVILCGSLFGIAGGWVLGLVMRRQWLPEYLHNLATLAAVLGVFIASNEVMHESGLLAVTLMGMWMANMKGVDVRHILHFKENLSVLLISGLFILLAARLDLNALIALGPFVLILLLIIQFIARPLNVAVSTVGSKLSWRERALLAWIAPRGIVAAAVSAIFAIRLDEAGHEGALLLVPLTFAVIIGTVVLQSATARPLARLLKVAEPAPSGFLIVGANGPARILGKALQQLGSRVLLTDSSWENIRASRMEGLPTYFGNPASQHAESHLDLVGLGHLLALSPSGELNTLATMRFRHDFGHRLFALANSQESRRTDKHRASGEHRGHLLGSQPLSYTKLASLLGQGAELYTTQLTDGFGWSDYQALHGERATLLFARDNSGWVHVVTPESDMKPLAGWTLLAVIQPGQA